The Hippocampus zosterae strain Florida chromosome 10, ASM2543408v3, whole genome shotgun sequence genome contains the following window.
caTATATCGGCaccggcttaaaaaaaaaatccatatcattTGGGCAACAATGTCCTGTTCCAAGTGTCATACTAATGTGAAACTGACTCTGTTTTTGTGGATTGGAGTGATTTACCTGACTTGGAGAatttttgtccctttttttggTAGCACATTGATGAGCGGATTTCCCTCCTTTGTTGTCCACTCTGTGCTTCGTCCTTTTCatctctacaaaaaaaaaacaacaacaaatacagcATTAATCACCAACTTGGCACTGGACATGACATCCTTCAATCCATTTTTGCTTATCCTTATTAGCGTTGTGGGGTGAGCTCAAGTGGAGCCCAGAcaattgcagatgaaaataatcaacattATATTATTCTaacacagtaataataataataataataataataataataataataataatacatattatTCTaacacagtaataataataataatatattttatatattttatatacattatataatatataatatattttatagtACATATTAATTTTGTCTATTTGTATTGATCATCACTGAGCACTGTAAAATTTTGCATCGTTTTGATGAACTGTCTGCTAAAGCGGGAAATGAAACGGGGAGCACCCTGCTGAGAGCCCAAATGAACATTGGCCTATAGATCAGCTTAAGCGATTTATTTCCTATTTACCTTCATTGTGATGGCCAGTGACGTGGGTTAAATCTTCTGGGCTCATGGCAGTCTTCCAAAACGCTGCATTTCCAGCAGGGTTATCTGCTGAGCGggagttgggggttgggggggaggcggggtgTCACAAATGTCCAGGATTTTAGTTGAAAAATCAGAGTGCGGTCAAAAGTGGAAAGTTAGCAGAGTAGGTCAATCAACACGACATGCTCGATTTGGAAAAGAATTGTCCAACCTCATAGGCTCCACcgtatattttaaaaagaaaagatattCACCAGAGTATAAATATATCTATTAATTTGACTCACCCAATGCCTCATTGTCTGATGCGGATTTGGACACTTGCGTTCTGAAagtacccaaaaaaataaataaatcctccaTTGCTAGTCTcacttcatattttagtgtgtAAATACAACCACATTTTTATTACGTTGCCTTAAAAAGAccaacaaggaggccggaggagtgttttttttttttgagaaatgaAGCTGTATCCGAGAGTCTAAGTAGGTGGGCTTTCAATCCGCTTAGTTTAACCATCTCAAAGCCATAATCTGTTTGATCTACCGTATACTGTATTCTGCATTACGCTGTCCATGAAAAACTCATCTTTTGCAATCACAACGACTCTTTTTATCAAGCTGTCGGCGCGCCTCCTTCAGGCCGTTTGCAGAGAGATGAGGGATGGATGTGGAGAGCCTGCATTGATTATCAAGAGTAGGTCTGCTGTGCTATGGGAAGGATGTACAGTATTAGCGGCCGCGGGACATAAACATAGAGCTcatgggaggagggagggggggggccctTTGGGTTCACGTTTACATGCTCATCCCACAGTTATGGACGCATAGGCACAAGCCTGCATGCCAGGCGGAGTTATTTCGAATCCAATTTGGCCGCTCTCGTTCAACGGAAACATGACATAGAAATTTGACAGCAAAATCTGCAATACGTCTTAGTAGCATGTAAGAATAGGAGGCTtaccttcttttctttttctcagctTTGTTGCCTGGCCTCATTGTCATTTCCTGATGTTAAAACATGACGTTATTCATGTTACTGAATGTCACAAATTGCAAGGATTCCACAGTATGCTAGAGAAGTCATTCAAagcgtcaattaaaaaaaaaaaagaccacaaggagcctatcccagccatctttgggcagtagtcggggacaccctgaaccggttgccagccaatcgcagggcacacagagatgaacaaccatccgtgctcacactcacaccgagggacaatctcgagtgttcaatcagcctgctgggcatgttttcggaatgtgggaggaaaccggagtacccggagaaaacccaccctgTTTTCTACGTGATTGTTTCATAATCAATTTTGTCTTACATGATTCATTCTGATGATCATCAATTCTTCCAAGAGGTGGTTTGCtcacttccctttttttttggcaaaccaAAGCAGAAACCTTTGTGGGTTCATATACAGAACTTTCCAAATTCCACGGGCACTTGAATGTCTCTCACCATAGAAGTAGACCTTCCGGAGCCCCTCCACCTTGCGTCATCGTCTAGCAGGAGCGCTGGGCTgcacaagcggctggaggagcGGCTCGGGATGGATTGGGGTGGGCTGGTGCCGGAGGTCTGCACAGCCTCATACAGGTTGTCCATTGAACCCTCCTGGTgtaatttacacacacacacacacacacacacatttatgttaGGCATTTTCCAACAGACTCAAACGTCATTATAAgtgaaaatatacaaaaacTAAATCTTTAAAAAAGTGGTGTTCATGCCTTTGGAgccattttaatgtttttgctttgtttgtttgtttgtttgtttggagggCGGGGGTTCGCAACCCCACTCTAATTTATGAATGGACTTAATCTCATCTGTGTGCTCAATCCAACCGAGTTGGAGCAGCTTTTCGAGGTTACACATGTGGGAGGAGGGGTCGGCAGAGGAGTCATTTAGAATGATCAAGTAGTCGTTTGATGGAGTGGAGCATACGCAGTGGAACCTCAAAGTAGAAACCACAGTACTGTAACATTAGtcattcttcgcagaggataaagaatgcatACCAATAAgtattgtattgtctgtctATGCGTGTGACTGGAATCTTATTGTACACTGCAGAACATGAATCCCAGCAATGCCGATGGAAAATCCTTGCACACATCTTATTTACTTGCTATTATGAAGGCATGGGTTGACCTCAAAAGTTGAGtagtttgactttattttatttgtaatataCAATGTCGTTAACATCTCCCACACTTAGTTTGGTACCCTGTAAATGTAGGAAAATGTAGAACACGTTGTAGGTTAACCAGCGGCACAGTGTTTGATGAAGGAGTGCAAGGTCACTGATGTCATCGTAACACAACAACAAGAGTCCAATTATATTGCAGAGGATTGGATATTGTATGGATGTCGGGATatgaatgctaatgctaatgctcaaAATGCTCCAAAGCTCCGATGTCGGAATGGATTGAAATGCCCCCAAAGAGCTTTGAGTGTagattaaaaatatgtttggctCCTTCACATCCCTTCCAGGAACATAACCAGTTTTCACCCTACGCCGTTTTATGACAAAAATCCACAATATGTTTCATCGTCACTCTGTGTCTGCTCTCTAAATAACTCATCGTTATACAAGCGGAAAAGGTTTATCGATCCTCATTGTCTGTCTCAATTCATATCCATTCACTGTCTCTTGAAAGACagtttctaataataataatagtgcaCATGATGCGGAGTAATACAGAAGACAATCTAGCCAGAGGTTAGAGAGTAATCCTCATTACTGCTGCACAACCCCAACATCTGCGCACAGATGAGACCGGTCGCATGCAACATtatgtacacctgcacaatagcGCGCTCGGCGTGGAGGTGGAATACTTTTGATATTGTGTGACTGTATGGGTTGCCTTATCACAGGGTGGGTCTTTACAAAGACATATTGCCGTCGGAAGACCATTTGttgattgaacaacaatatgttGTCGTTTACGGTCCACTGCGCCAGATTTCTGTTTAGTCGTTGACACTTCTCTTGCAGGTACTGTTCAGAAGCCACATTAATTTTGACCCAAGAAATTGGCCAGGGTGTGTTTGGGGAATAATTGCCCAATTTTAATGCAACACTTCCTGCGCTCAAAAACTAtatcacacctacacacacacacacacaaatgcagtaaTGTATTTCTTACCAACGAGAAGCAAAAGATGTTCATGTTGCGTCCTGATGACAGTGAAGCAGCAGAGCGAGCGTCACAGGCACAGCAACCCAACTCGGTCTGAGTCCAGCCCGGGTGACCGGCTGCTGTCTTGGCAGATTAATACCACAGTGAAATCCCTCCTCTAATCCAATAGAAAAGATTGGACCACCATTACTCTAGCTAGCAGATGAGGCACAGTTTGACAACACACCCACCCACCGCTCATGCAACTGAATTTTCTctgcttaccccccccccccccccccccacaaaaaaagctcTTTCTCGTGCTCTTTTTCACCAAAAGGCTAGTCAGTTAGGATCCAAGTAAGTCACTCTTGGACCAATACGTTCTTCATCAAACAGCCacttgttaattttttaaacacttcacATTACTTGGGATGTTCATTTCTAACTACAATGCATGCTTGATGTTATTGTACTCATTCTGCAGaaaatacatggaaaaaaataagtgggCAGCATATGTttaataattaatttttaaatactAAAATTAAATTAAGGTGTTAAATATCTAAAGAGGCAGAACAGTTCTTAATACATTAAATGATTTCAATATTCGTAAGTATTATGtcctgtatgtacagtatattatatgGTATGCATGGTAAATGGATTAATCTCTTCTCAATGTTcacattaaattacatttttattagaCGACGTGCAAATTGTTTGATAAtaccaaatatttatttttgcactctaatgacaatacaatacaatacatgctgctcTAATGACAATACTACATTATAACAGTGCATCGACAAACACtgtttattattaaatatttctgtttcttttatttgtttatttatttattcattttaaatatgtgTTGGCGCATCTTCAGTGTGAGCAGACGGTGTGTTCCAAGACTTAGATTGTAGAGGAAAACATGATGCCAGTCAAAGACTGAGCACTTCTGGGAGTACTgttacagttttgttttcaggtAGACCTCTCTAAGATGATCACACATTTCCAGAAATCAGAAAATGGTGGATGTACTTTTATCCATCTGAGGGCATCTCCCCACTTGTACTAATAAGAAGCACTTTTCACATGTGGAGGAGCAAAGCTTCCTCCGCCACAGCTGGCCATTAATCCATCCACCCTTCACCTCTCCAGTCTGAGCTGATCTAATGAGGAGAAGAAGCAGCTGGACAGATTAACACATGTAACCCATATTTCCATGCCCCCCCATCacatccatacacacacacacacacacgcacacggatGTGATGATGTGACACATTGACATGAAATGTCAATCCACTCTGCATATTAAAATCAACACGCAGGTCAGTTAGTATGTCATCTGAGGACATTTATGGGCATGAATAGATATTGACCATGAGAGTGACGCGGTTATTATGGAAGTGTCCTGAGTAAACTTCTGAATTAAATAAATCCTTTGCATAGACATATTACATTGCGGTTGTTAGTTCACACTGACGTTAATCCTGTGTTGGTATCTTGGTATACAATACCGTACCTACTTGGCATAAATTGCACCTGCTTCTCCtcacgcccaaagtcagctgggatagatttCCGTTTCACAAGACGTGATACAGTTCACTGAAAACgttattctgtttgtgaccaacaggtggcactggagGGCCGATCATCTTAACATAAaaagtatgtacagtatttacccCACTTTGTGTGACTCCTATGCTAATATTTCACTACATGACAGTTTTATTAGTAAATGTTTGACTGTGTTTTGTTAGGAGAAATAATGAATACTTCTtgatattaatttaaaaaagttttaCCTTCGTCATACATTCAAAACGGtacaaaatcaaaattaaagTACTAAGATGCCAGACTGGTTTTCTCGTGGCTGGTTCCACCTGCTGACTGCCTGCGGACAACAAATAGATGTTAGGCCAGCATCCAGTGGTCGTAAATCATCATGAAAGTATTAGCAGCACGTACTGGGAACCTTCAAACTTTCTCTCGCGATAAGCGGTGCCATTCTTCATGATGTAGAGTAGGATCATGTCGCACAAGAACACTCCCTGTTCAATCAAAATTAACATTGTGTCAtgcatcgaaaaaaaaaattaatgagaaaaaaaattgataataAAAGATAGCGGCTACTTACCGCGCCCATTAAAGCTAACCCTGAACCGAGACTGATGGCTGTAGGGACGATATTGAACATTCCAGCCTAAGAACAATGGAAGAATATATTAattcactctttttttcttacaatttttgtaataaaAATTTGTCAAATGAGCGGTGTTATTTATTCAcatgtaaggtctattcagaaGAACGACATGTTACAGTATTTTCCGTTTTGAATTAGTAACTTGTAAAACTTTACttaaaaattgaaattaaacaaaatgtTAAACATGCGAAAATGTAACGAGCAGAATAACCTGCTTACCAAGAAATATTCATATCAAAACGATGTGTTTGGAACGTGAAAATATTCATCTGAATTTATGAAAGTCACTGCTTTTTGGGAGACGTTTtaagcattaaaaaacaaaaacgaattgACTTTTGTTAACAGGTTACACAAAGTTGTATTTTCTTTGTGAAACACACTTCAAACAAACATCATTTGTTTAATTAActtgatgcatgttttttttaaatacttttttttgtgattgtaaTGAATATCAATGTGTCAAACAGGACAACAACTTCAGCATGTGGAAGTTCATACATAGAAGTCATGCCAtttcatgcatgtgtgtgtgagacacacacattttgcttACCCTCCCATTCACCATGATGTTAAATCGAATTCCATAGACTTTGTATAGCGATCGATAACTCACACCTGCTGAGTTTTTATAATAGCGAGTGTGTCTGTTTGAAAGTAGGAATCACACAATTAGCAAACATTGAAATGCACGAGGATCACTTTCTCTTGAATTGCAAATAACCTAAAGTTGAATCCCATTGCAATGTTCTTGTTAGAGGTGGCGATGTCCTGGCGGCTAAATTGGTACTGCGGGTGACACTCGGAGTAACCCTTGTCAAGGTCACAGTCCCACTGGATCTGGATGCCGATGGAGCCACCCTTTATGCAAAACAATACGTAGGATTTATTGGCCGACCTGATAATACGACTTCTGAAGAATGATAACACGAACAAATGTTGCCATGTCAGTGAAACTGTATCCTGCTCGCGCGGTGATGTCTCCCAGGCGAAAGATGGGGCAGTAAGGATGGAGCTTTTCATCATATCTGCATTTCAGGTAGGACACATCAGATGTCTCCAGAATGTTGGACCTCAAGAGCACAAAGACAGCACAGTGGTTCCGTGTTGTTCACTTTTGGATGCTTTTGTGTTTATTGCGGCTGGTGAACTTACTTTGAAAATTTGAATTTGGGGAATTGGATGAAATTCTTGATGTAGATGGTGAAGTTTTCGGCGTTCGTCAGCAGCGACCTGTTTCGATAACAACGTCAGCGCCATCCAAACTGTGCTCAATTTATGGTTTATCTTCGTTTGAATGCGTGAAGGACGTTCCAATCCAATGAAGCTCACTGAAACTAAACCAACAAAACATGGCTCCTTACTGTCGTTGATACTTCCTTTCAACAGGACACCAGCCAAAGATTTCACAGGTTCCAGTTGAGTTTTCATCCCTGCGTAAGCATCGTCCACTCATGattcctttgcccccccccaaaaaaaacagaaaatttcAACTTGCTACAGTGCTACTACCTCCAAAGGCCAGCGAACTCTGAGTTTGTACAATTCAAAAAACTTTTCATACAACTTCTCATAACCATTAACACTAAGGAATGTCCTACCATGGCCAGACACCACAAGCTTTTCCTCTTCGCAATCCTTGTCTTCCTGACAGAGTCCATCCAGCACCTTGGGGCTCTAGAGGAACAAACACTAAGACTCATTAAACCACttcagttaactcattcagtaccagccaattctggacctagtctgaaaagacgtttaaatacgtctttgggagttgaatgagttaataagaaGCCCTCCAGTTCACTCACTGGactttgttgcttttgttctcattttaatgtagataaaaacaacattttataaATGTGAACGCTGAACACACATTCTTTATGGATGGTTTACGTCCAGTATTATGTTAATGCATGATAAATTCTAGTCTGGGTTGCAAAATGTGATTCTTGATCCAAACTTCCAAACAATTCAAAGAAACTTTGGGGCGCCGGCGTGACTTTGCCCTGGCAAATGTGCCACACCACTTTGTGTAAAAGCAATTTGATTTATAAGGACAGACCGAAGTAAGCAGACGCAAATGTACACAAGAGCAGTGACTGTGTGGCGCTGGTACatgttggttgtttttcttggcTGCTGCCAGGGTGACGGCAGCGGTTGCGCATACCAAGAACCTTTTGCAAATATGTAGCTCAACATTAAACTAATGGAACTAAGGGTGAGCAACATTAAgagcaaggttttttttttataaggacTTAAATTATGCCTCAAAAGGATTCTTAATTATCAAATGCTCTGTTGGGTGGATGAAGGAACAAAGCAAGCCATATTTGGCCCATGGACCAGACTTTGAGAGTCCAGCAAGTGTATATGGCAGCATCACACTCAAGGCTGTCCAGAATAGTTTCCACAGGGTCAGACGTCAAGAGAGCAAATAAAGCAGATTGAAAGTAAACACTTTTGAAACAGCTCGGCACGTGCGCCAGCTGTAAAGAGTTATGGAGAAGGTACAAGGTGACTTCCTGCTATCTTGACTTTCATTGGCTGAATGAAGTCAATGGATGCACGAAAATCAGGAAAGACATACATCCTTACATCGTTC
Protein-coding sequences here:
- the LOC127608969 gene encoding P2X purinoceptor 5-like isoform X3, with protein sequence MAASGCKGRLLSFLDYKTEKYIVAKNKKVGILYRLIQLLIIGYILGWVFLSKKGYQEKDEAIQSTVITKLKGVSVTNTTESGVLIWGPEDYVIPPQGEAVLFVVTNFLETPNQKLGYCAESPKVLDGLCQEDKDCEEEKLVVSGHGIMSGRCLRRDENSTGTCEIFGWCPVERKYQRQSLLTNAENFTIYIKNFIQFPKFKFSKSNILETSDVSYLKCRYDEKLHPYCPIFRLGDITARAGYSFTDMATFAGMFNIVPTAISLGSGLALMGAGVFLCDMILLYIMKNGTAYRERKFEGSQQSAGGTSHEKTSLAS
- the LOC127608969 gene encoding P2X purinoceptor 5-like isoform X1 — protein: MAASGCKGRLLSFLDYKTEKYIVAKNKKVGILYRLIQLLIIGYILGWVFLSKKGYQEKDEAIQSTVITKLKGVSVTNTTESGVLIWGPEDYVIPPQGEAVLFVVTNFLETPNQKLGYCAESPKVLDGLCQEDKDCEEEKLVVSGHGIMSGRCLRRDENSTGTCEIFGWCPVERKYQRQSLLTNAENFTIYIKNFIQFPKFKFSKSNILETSDVSYLKCRYDEKLHPYCPIFRLGDITARAGYSFTDMATFGGSIGIQIQWDCDLDKGYSECHPQYQFSRQDIATSNKNIAMGFNFRHTRYYKNSAGVSYRSLYKVYGIRFNIMVNGRAGMFNIVPTAISLGSGLALMGAGVFLCDMILLYIMKNGTAYRERKFEGSQQSAGGTSHEKTSLAS
- the LOC127608969 gene encoding P2X purinoceptor 5-like isoform X2, translating into MAASGCKGRLLSFLDYKTEKYIVAKNKKVGILYRLIQLLIIGYILGWVFLSKKGYQEKDEAIQSTVITKLKGVSVTNTTESGVLIWGPEDYVIPPQGEAVLFVVTNFLETPNQKLGYCAESPKVLDGLCQEDKDCEEEKLVVSGHGIMSGRCLRRDENSTGTCEIFGWCPVERKYQRQSLLTNAENFTIYIKNFIQFPKFKFSKSNILETSDVSYLKCRYDEKLHPYCPIFRLGDITARAGYSFTDMATFIQWDCDLDKGYSECHPQYQFSRQDIATSNKNIAMGFNFRHTRYYKNSAGVSYRSLYKVYGIRFNIMVNGRAGMFNIVPTAISLGSGLALMGAGVFLCDMILLYIMKNGTAYRERKFEGSQQSAGGTSHEKTSLAS